GGGAGAATCCCGGGGCGGCGCTTCGGCTTTGCGTCGTGAAACTGGCCCGGACATGGTCGCCGCTGATGCACGCCGAGGGGTATTCGGGCATGGGGCTACAGGCGGTCGCCCTCGCATCCAGCATTCCCGTCTATATTCTGGCGGTCTGCGGGGCCTTTTCGATGCGAAAAAGCCCGGCGAAACTCTTGCTGCTGGCGAGCCCGGTGGTTTACTTTTCGCTGGTACATATGGTGTTCGTGGGGTCTGTTCGATACCGTGCGGCGATGATGCCGATGATGTTTGTACTGGCGGCCGTCGCGTTGGCCCGGTTCCTGGAGACTCGAACCACGGGCAGAGCTGGCGGCAGGGGCGCTACATGCTGATCCCGCTACACACCACACCGATTCGTCGTCCCAACCGGTGGCGGCAGTTCATTCGCCGCCGGGCGCTGGAGCGGCATCCGGTCTCGGTGTCGCGCGAGCGAATCGGCATCATCCTGCTCTGCGCGATCGTGTTGGGGTTGACCTGGTACGGCATCAATACGCGCGACGCGACGATCCGCGCGCGGGCGGAGGAATTTCTGCGCGGGGCGACGGGCGGCGATGTGACGGTTGAGAGCGCCAAGTTTCGCATGTTCGGGGGCATCACGCTGGAGAAGGTGCGCGTGGCCGTTCGTTACGACGAGAACCTCGACCCGAGCGCCAAGAGCATCGAGGCGCGGGAGATCTTCTCGGCCCGGCAGGTTCGGCTGATTCACGATCCGTGGCGACTGCTGTTCGGTTCATTGCACGTTCAGCGCGTGGTTGCATCGGGGCCGCGCATCACGCTGGTCCACAATGTCGATACCGACGTTCGCAACTGGCAATTGCTCACGCCTCACGCTCAACGATCCAGCGCCGCCAAGTCCGGCGGGCGACCGATCATCGCCCTTCGGTCGGCCATCGCGACGATCGTCAGCGTGAATTCCACCGGCAAACGAGAGTTCGATGAAGAGCGACTCGACGCAGATGTTCGTCCGTCGACGCAGTCGGAGACGGGCTACTACATCGAAGTGCGCCGGCTGAGCGAGCCCGCGGAGCGGACGACGGTCATCTTCGATCCCGAGGTACAGCTTGTGGCGAATACGCCGTTCGTGGATGCGCGGACGGTGCGGCTTCAATTGCCGAAGGTGGCGCGGGAGTTTTTCGATCGCATCGCGCTGGCCGGCGAGGTGAAGCTGAGCCGCCTGGCCTACAACTCCGCGCAGGAAAGCGACCGGGACACGGAAGTGGAGCTTCGGCGCGTCGAGTGCCGGATTCCGCTGTCGATGCTCGGCTCGAGCCCGGGCGGGCCGCCAACGACGACATCGCCGGCCGAGGCGGCGGTGGTGATGACTGACGTTCAGGGGCTTCTGGACCTGCGCCGGGATCGACTGGACGTGGACATCTCCGGGATGATCAACGAGGCGGCGTGCATGGTTCGCGGCGCGTTGATCGGTTCGGAGTCCTCGCCGGAGCAGATCGGCGTCGATCTTTCGATCAAGAGCAAGGATCTGGCAGCGCCGGAGGGCGCGCTGCGCCGGCGGCTGCTGGCTGATTCGCGCTTGCCGGAGACGCTGCGGACCATCCTCGCGGGCTACGACCCACACGGCCTGTTCGATCTGCAGCTATCGCTACAGCGGCCCCGCGGCGCCGGACAGACCATGAAGCTGACGGGATTCTTCGAGCCGAAGGGGGTTTCGGCGACATCGTCGGCATTTCCCTATCGCGTCGATCAACTGACCGGACGGGTTCGGTTCGACCCGCCCTTTGTCTATCTGGAACAATTGATGGGCCGGCGCGACGGGGCGATCATCAACGTCGACGCGGTGATCGACCGGACGACGGAGTTTTCGTCGGTGCAGCTTTCAGTGGATGCCATAGACGTGGCACTTAACAGCGCGCTGCTCGACGTGTTGCCGGTTCGCTATCGCACGGTCTGGGAGCGGTTTTATCCGCAGGGATGGGCCAACATCACGATTCGCAGCCAGCGTCCCGGGGGCGACGATGCCGACGGCGAGCCGCCCTGGCACACGACGGTGGTAGCGGACTTGGTCGATGCCCACCTGCTGCTGACCGATTTCCCGTATCCCCTTGAACACGTGACCGGGCGCATCGCGATTGAGGGCGATCGGATTGAGGTGCGCGGGATCCGTGGCATGCACGAGTCGGGCACGGTGCAATTCGAGGGAATCGCGGAAATGGCGGGCAACTCGATCGACCGTGCCGAGGTGCGCGTCGATGCGAAGTCGCTGAGAATGGACGATGCCCTTGCGGCCGCCCTTCCGGCGGAAGGACGCGGAGCCTTTGAACAGTTTCAGCCGGAGGGAGAATTCGATCTCTCGGGGGTGATCGCATGGACGCCCGGGACGTCGGGGCTGCGATACAACCTGACGGCCAAGCTTTGCGACGCGGCGCTGAAGTATCAGCCGTTTCCGTTTCGGATCGACGGCGTGCAGGGCGAGATTGTCATCCGGCCGGACGGCTTTTCGATTCTGGACGTCTCCGGGAAACACGGAGACGCATGGGTGACAGCGCGCGGGGACGTTCGGCGACTGGATAGCGGCTACGAGGCCGACTTGGTTTTTGACGCGCGGAACCTGGCGCTGGATGACGAACTGCGGGCGGCGCTGCCTGATTCGCTGCGGCATGTCTGGCAGGCGGTGCAGCCGAAGGGCAAGCTGAGCATTCTGTCGGCGGTGCATCTTGCATCGATCGACGGACAGACACAGCGCCATCATCGCACGCGGATAGAGACCGAGAATGCGGAGCTTTGTCTGAAGGCGTTCCCCCTGCCGCTGACCGATGTGTCGGCGCGGCTGAAGGTGGCGGACGATCATGTCGAGATCGTTTCGCTGCGCGGGCGGCGCGGCGAGGGAATTGTGGAGTTGAGCGGCGTGCTGGACTTCGCCGATCCCGGGCCGCGCGGGTCGCTGACGGTGAGGGCGACCGGACTTGTGGTAGACGATGAGCTGATCGCCGCGCTGCCGCCGCGGCTGCGCGACCTGGTGACAGCGGCAAAGCCGAGCGGGACCATCGGGCTGGAGTTTGATCCGCTGGTGTTTGCGCAAGGCACGGACGGGCGACTGAGCTGGGACGCGACGGGGCGACTGATTCTGGCCGGGGCTTCGCTGAATCTGGGGTTCAGCGCCGAAAACCTTTCCGGTCTGATCAGCGGGGCTCTGCATGTTGACACCGACGGTGAGGTGAGCCTCGACGGGCGAATGGCACTTGATACGGCGACGCTGGCCGGGTGGGAGATGAGCCAGTTGGAGGGACGCATCACTGTTGATCCCCAGTCACATCAGATTCACGTGCGCGATGCCGTGGCGGTGGCATACGGGGGGGAGGCGACGGGCGAGGCGGAGATCGACCTGCTTCACAGCGACGTGACGTATCAGGCGTCGATTGTCGCGCGCGATCTGAAGCTGCGGAGCTTTCTGGAGTCGCTCGGCGGTGATACGGACGACGAGACGCACGGGACGATACGCGGGAATCTCATCCTGCAGGGGCGCAGCGGAGCGCGGGGCTATCGCGAGGGCGCGGGGGAACTGTTTGTCGCCGGCGCGCAGGTGTGGCGGATGCCGATTGTCTTTGCGATTTTCCAGGTGCTGAATCTCACGCCGGACAAGAACGTCTTTCACGACGGGTGGGTCAAGTATTTCATTTCGCGGGATACGCTGACTTTTCAAAAGATCGACCTGCAGGGCAAGGCTGTTTCGTTTGTCGGCGGCGGGATGATGGACATGCGGACGAAGCAGCTCGACGTTCGGCTGTTGGCGGGCAGTCCGCTGCGGCTGCGTCTGCCCATCCTGACCGATCTGCTGGAAGGCGCTTCGCGGGAACTCATGGAGGTGCGGCTGACCGGCACGTTCCAGGAGCCGACGATTGAGCCGCAGCCGCTCAAGAGCCTGGCGAAGGCGCTGCAGCGCATCTTCCCGGAGGCGCCGAGCACACGATCACACCTGCCGTCGGGTTGAACAATATCGAGTATCTGAAACCATTTCGCGGCCGCCTGGGGCTGGGCGCCTCGACGGGTGCCGGTCCCCTGCCGCTATCTTCGGCCGCGTCTTTTCGATCGCCCGCCCTTTTTGGCGCCGCGCTTGTTGCCGCCTCGCGGTGACGGCCCCTTGCGGTGGCCTTTTTTGGCGCTGGGGTGATCGCCCTTGGCGCGCGGACGATCGCCGACGGCTCCAACGCCGCCAGCCCCCCCACCGCGGCGGCGCACCGGCTGGCCGCCCTGGACCAGCGCCAGATTGAGCTGACGCGCTGAGACATCCACCTCGGCGATCTGCACCTTGACAATCGTCCCCATCGTGAATGCCTGCCGGGTTCGCTCTCCCCATACGCGCCCCGCCTTGACATCCACCTCCCACCAGTCGTCGCCGAGGTCCTCCATTCGGAGCAACCCGTCGATCAGATACTTGGGGTGCTGCACAAACATTCCGAAGTTCGTGACTCCGGTCACGACGCCTTCGAACTCCTCGCCGACCTGCTCCGTCAATAGCTGCAAGACCTTGACCGTGCGAAGTTCATGTTCCGCGCTTTCCGCGCGACGGGCGTTGTAGGACAGCCGCCGGCCCATCTCGTTCAATTCGTCCACGTCAGGCACGTCTTCCAGGCCGACCTTGTTGCGACCGCCGAAGGGTCCCTCGAAGTACCTCTCGAGCAAGCGATGCACCATCAGGTCGGCGTAACGACGAATCGGACTCGTGAAGTGCGTGTAATGCTTGCTGGCCAGGGCGAAGTGACCGACGATCTTTGGCGAGTATTCGGCCATCTCCATCGACTTGAGCACCGCCAGATTCACGGCGTATGCCTCGGGCTTGCCGCGCAGCGGCTCCAACAGCGTCTGCAAGTCACGCGGCGTGATCTTCTTCGGAATCGCGAACCCCGCGGTGCGCATGAACCGGGCCATTGCCTCCAGGGAATCCTCATCCGGCTCGGGATGGATACGACGGATGCAGGGGACGCCGAGCTTGTCCATCAGGCGGGCGACCGCCTCGTTGGCCTCGACCATGAACATTTCGATGATCTTGTGGGAGAAGCTGTCGTCCTCCGGCTTGGCGTCCACCACCTTGCCGTTTTCATCGAAGATGAGGTCGACCGCGGGCAGATCGAGGACAATCATGCCTTCGTCGTGCCGTCGCTTCTGAATCGCGTGGGCCAGGCGGTCCATTTCGCGAACCAGCTCGACGACCGGTTTGGGAATGCCATCGGTGTTGCCCTCCAGGATGCCCGATGCCTGTTGATAGGTCAGGCGTTTGGCGGACTTGATGACTGTGTTGGCGAACCGGGCGCTGAGCACGCCTCCGCGCGCGTCATATCTGATGAAAGCGCTCTTGCACAGCCGAGGCTCAGCCTCCTGCAGACTGCAAATCCCGTTGGACAGCACTTCGGGCAGCATGGGAATCACATGGCCCGGGAAATAGACGCTGTTGCATCGCTGACGCGCCTCTTCGTCCATGGGTTGCCCGACACGGACGAAATGGCTCACGTCGGCAATGTGTACGCCGAGTTCCCAGGTGGCCGGGCCGATGGATCGCTCTTTGCGGCGCTTGCCCTTGGCGGGCGCTTGGCCGTCGCCCCGGCCGTCCGAAAGCCGCTCGAGCGTGATGGCGTCGTCGTAGTCCTTGGCGTCGTCGGGGTCGATGGTGATGGTGAGACGGTCGGTGAGGTCTTCGCGCTGGGCCAATTCCTTTTCGACGTCAAACGAGCGCACAGCGCTCCGGGCATCTTCAGTGACCTCTTCCGGAAATCCTTCCGGCAGATGGTATTGGCGGATGATGCTGATGAGGGCGACGCCGGGCTGGCCCTGTTGGCCCAGGCGTTCGACGATGACGCCCTTGGCTTGTTGTCCGGTCGACGGATAGCTGACGATCTCCACGACGACCTGATCGCCGACTTTCGCGCCTTTCGCGCCGACGTCGCCGACGAAGACTGGAACGTGCAGTGTGTTGCCATCCGGCTGTACAAACCACGTTCCCCCTTCGTTGCGCAATTGGCCGACGAATTTGCTGTCGCCGCGCTCGATGACCTTGATGATCCGGCCGCCGAGCGCCTTCTTGCCGTCGCGCATGCCGCGCGGAACGATCTGGCAGAGCACGCGATCGCCGGTGACGGCGTCGAGCGTGTCGCCTTTGCCGATGTAGAGGTCGCCGTGGGCCGTCGCCATATCGGGCACGACGAAGCCGAACCCGCGCGGATTCGCCCGGAATATGCCGCTGATCTGGTTGGGCGGATGCGGCAACATGACGGCGTTGTCGGTGCCGAGGACGACTCGTCCCACACGGCGGAGGGCGTCGACCGCGTCGTGAAAGTCGCCATGCTCGGCTTCGGCGATACCCATCGCCTTGGCCAGCTTGGGGCCCTTCATAGGCCGGTAGTCCGGCTGCCGCATAAACTCAAGTATTCGCTCTGAAAACCGTTTAGCCATGAATTGCTCGAAAAGATTGATCGGCCGACATCAACGCGCCGGCAGGACGTGATCGTGCGAGGGTCAACGTTGAAAACCGCTGTCGGGTATGCACCATAGCAGTATTTATCGTCGCACCTCGTGGAACGATAAGCCTTGCCGACTGCTGCGATCGAGGCGACGATGGACGTGTACGTCGAAACGACTCACCGAAAGGACTCTCTCATGGAAGACATCATCGCCGATGCCCGGTCGCTGGGCAAGAAGATCGCCTCCCACCCGCGAATGACCGCCTTCATGGCAGCGGCCCGCGCGGTTTCCGAGGACAAGGAGGCCCAGGAGACGCTCAAGGCCTATCAGACTCAGATGGAACGCATCCAGGAGTTGGAAGGCACCGGCAAACCAATCGAGGTGGCCGACAAGCGGAAGCTGGCGGAGTGCGAAGCGGCCGTGGCGGGCAACGACAAGCTCAAGGAAATGATGAAGCGCCAGACCGACTACATGGAAATGATGCACCGGATCAACAACGCCATCGACGAGGCCTCGCAGGCGGCGGGCGGTTGACGCGCGACTTCCGGTTTGCTCACTCCAGCCAGACGCGTACGGCGCGCTGGCCATCGGACTCGGGGATGGCGAATAGTTCCTGCGGAACGAAGGCCGACTGACGGACGCGGCGCACGATGGCCGCCACGTCGATTCCCTGGGAGCGAATTCGATTCAACAGGTCTTCGTCCATCAGATCGTCGAGGTCGTCCACCGCGTCGCTTTGAAAGGTCAGGGCCACCTTGGTTGCTCCGTTTTCGGTGACGCGAATCTTCAGGAGCTTGGCCATTCCGGCGAAGCCAGCCGTCGGTTCATCATCCATCATGTCGCAGTGCCAGTCGTTCAGTGCCTGGCGGTGCAGCGCGAGATATGGCCGCAGGGCAATCCCCCACGAGACGGGCGAGTCGAGCTTTTCGAGGTAGTACGTCAGTCCGCGAAATGCCCGCATGACGAAGATGAAATTCGGCGGGCCGCTCATTCGGAAGTTCCAGCGGTCGTCACCAAGAATGTCTTCGACTCGCTCCGACCGGCGCCAGCGCGACAGGTCGTACCTGGCCTCGATGCAAAACGGTTCGAGCATCGCCGCACAAAGCGCCGGCAGCTTGCTGCGAATCGGCCGAAGAAGCTCCTCGCGAAAGCCCAGCGAGAGCATGGGGCCCAGCGGGTCGCCTTGCTTGTGAGCGGTCATTTCGATCAGCTTCAATAGCGCGACGACCTCCTTGGGCTCCAGCGTCATGACGCTGCCGTAGTCGTATAGCACGATGGCCGGGCCGTCCGGCGACTGCTTAAACCGGTAATTGCCGGGATGCGGGTCTGCGTGAATCAGTCCGTGCCCGAAAAGGAGGTTGAAGAAGCCGCGCACCAGCGCGACGGCCAACTGATCGCGCTGCGGTTGGGGCCATGCCGCCGCCTCCTCAATTCGCTCCCCCACCACCCAGTGACTGACCAGGACGCGATGGGTGCAAAGCTCCGGAATCAGCTCGGGAACAATCCAGCCGGGAAGCTCCGGGGCGATCGACACGAAGCGCGACTGATTCTCCGCCTCCACGCGGTAATCGAGCTCCGCCTCCAGATCGCGAAGAATCTCCTGACGATATCCCGCCAGATCGAAGCCGCGTCGCAGGTCCCCCACCGGCGCGGACAGCCAGCCGAGCATCTTGAGGTCGTTCATCACCGCCTGACGGATGCCGGGATACTGCACTTTGATTGCCACATCGCGACCGTCGCGCAATTGGGCCTGATGCACCTGGCCGAGTGACGCGGCGAGACCGGTCGGTTCGATGGACGAATAAACTTGATTCGGATCGCGGCCCCACGAATCGCGCAGGATCGCCTCGATATCCGCGAGCGCCAGCGGCTCGGCACAATCGGTCATCGGCGCGAAGGCGTCTGCCTTCGCGTCGTCGGCGCTCATGCTGAGAATCTGGCCGATCTTCTGCGGCAGGCCGCGCAATTTGCCCATGCGCGCCGCCAGATGCCGCTGAGCATGAGCGCGAACGGCCTCGTCGGTCGATCTGAGCCTGCGACCGTGGCGGGCCATGTCAATGTAACCGGCGCCGCGGTTCAATATTCCGCACTTCATCGAAGGCTACTCCTGTCCATCAAGTTCCGTGAGCCCCGACCGGCGACGTGCGGACGCAGAGCAACTCGCCCGCCTCACCCGTGGTGCTTATCGGCTCATGGAAAGTCCGTATTGCGATTGTCAGATAGAAAATCGAAGCGCGGCCCGAGACCCCGCGGGCATTTCCGAGACACACCCCTTATTGGACCGCCGAAGTTGCGCTATCATATAGGCCTAACGGCCGGGCAGTCCTCGACGATCTGCCTTTGGGGTTTCACGGATACGCCCTGTGCAAGGTACGAGGCGCATTGGGTCAGGAATGACGTCAGCCATGCAATCCTCATCGAACGCCATTTCTTTCGCGGCCGACGCCCGCTCAGTCGCGATGGTCAAGTCCGGATCGGCGACGCGCGGCATCATTACGATCGCCATTCTGCTGTTCACCACCATGTTGCCGGTCACCCTGCTGGTCGCCCCGCTCAAGGAACTGGTCGGCGACCGGTACGGAGCGTCACCGTTCTGGGTCCACACGTTCATGTCGATCAACATGATCGGCGCGGCCCTGGCTGCGCCGCTCATCGGTGTGCTGTCGGATGCAGGCAGGCGCCGCCGGGTCGCCGCATGGGCCCTCGCCGCGGATGCGTGCCTGCTGTCAGGCATGTCGCTGGCCCCGAACCTGCCCACGCTCTTAACGCTTCGATTTCTGGAAGGCGCTTCTCATGTTCTCGCGCTCAGTACCCTGATGGCCATTGCCGGCGGTTGGGCTCACGATAACAAGCGCGGCCGAGCCATGGGGATCATCGGCTCCGCGATGATGTTGGGCACGGCCTTCGGGACACGACTGGGCGGCGAAGTGTGGCATCATCTGCCAGACTGGACCTTTCACGTCGCCGGGGGGATCAGCGCGGCGGCGGCCCTTGGCGTCCTGTTCATCGTGCGGGAGGCTCCAGAAGTTCGCGAGACCCGCCGCCCGGTGCGACGCCTGATTGGGCTGCTGGCCTGCCGCAAAGACCTTGCCGTGCCCCTGATCTATTCATTCATTGACCGGTTTTGCGTCGGCGTGGTCATCTCCACCTTTGTCCTGTTCCTTGCGGACATCCACGGCTTTCCCCCCGCCGAACGAGGGAAACTACTCGTGCTGTTTCTCGCGCCGTTTGCAGTTCTCGTCTATCCGGCAGGCCTGCTGGTCGATCGCATCGGACGCGTATGGCCGCTGGCCATCGGCTCCGCCGCCTTCGGGGTCGTCTTTGCCGCATACGGTGTGGTGACGCCTTCGCAACTGACGATCCTGATGCTGCTCTCGGGTGTGCTCAGCGCGCTGATGTTTGCCCCGAACCTGGCCCTGTGCGCCGACCTTGCCCCGCCCGACCAGCGCGGCGCGGCCTTCACGGGGTTCAACATCGCCGGCTCCATCGGAATGCTTTTGGGCCCTCTGTTCGGCGGCGGCATCCTGGCCTTTGCATCCAAGGCCGCCCAGGGGATCGACGCCTACCGCATCACGTTTATGCTCACCGGCGCGACGGAGATTCTCTGCGCGGTCGTCACCCTGCCGATGCTGCTCGCGCTGAAGCGCCGCGGCGTGACTCGCTAGTCTGGTGCGTTTCCGCGACAGAAGATCACATCAATGGGTTTGCCCGGCGCCACCCGGTTTCTGATAGATGCCGGGTCGCCTGTATTCAAGAGGCATCGCCCTTCTCAATTGGATCGACGCGCCGATCGGGTCGACATCGCCGACGATCAGGCACCCGCCCGGCGCGAGCGCCTCCGAGACCACTTGCAGCACGCGCTTTTTCATGTCGAGGTCGAAGTACATGAGGACGTTGCGCAGGAACACGAGGTCAAACCGGCCGTTGGGAAAATCGTCACGGAGGTTGTGATACTGAAAGGTCACCATCCGGCGAATGACGTCCTTCAGGTGATATCCGTCGTCCTTCCGGT
This genomic stretch from Planctomycetia bacterium harbors:
- a CDS encoding YlbF family regulator, whose translation is MPTAAIEATMDVYVETTHRKDSLMEDIIADARSLGKKIASHPRMTAFMAAARAVSEDKEAQETLKAYQTQMERIQELEGTGKPIEVADKRKLAECEAAVAGNDKLKEMMKRQTDYMEMMHRINNAIDEASQAAGG
- a CDS encoding AsmA-like C-terminal domain-containing protein, translated to MLIPLHTTPIRRPNRWRQFIRRRALERHPVSVSRERIGIILLCAIVLGLTWYGINTRDATIRARAEEFLRGATGGDVTVESAKFRMFGGITLEKVRVAVRYDENLDPSAKSIEAREIFSARQVRLIHDPWRLLFGSLHVQRVVASGPRITLVHNVDTDVRNWQLLTPHAQRSSAAKSGGRPIIALRSAIATIVSVNSTGKREFDEERLDADVRPSTQSETGYYIEVRRLSEPAERTTVIFDPEVQLVANTPFVDARTVRLQLPKVAREFFDRIALAGEVKLSRLAYNSAQESDRDTEVELRRVECRIPLSMLGSSPGGPPTTTSPAEAAVVMTDVQGLLDLRRDRLDVDISGMINEAACMVRGALIGSESSPEQIGVDLSIKSKDLAAPEGALRRRLLADSRLPETLRTILAGYDPHGLFDLQLSLQRPRGAGQTMKLTGFFEPKGVSATSSAFPYRVDQLTGRVRFDPPFVYLEQLMGRRDGAIINVDAVIDRTTEFSSVQLSVDAIDVALNSALLDVLPVRYRTVWERFYPQGWANITIRSQRPGGDDADGEPPWHTTVVADLVDAHLLLTDFPYPLEHVTGRIAIEGDRIEVRGIRGMHESGTVQFEGIAEMAGNSIDRAEVRVDAKSLRMDDALAAALPAEGRGAFEQFQPEGEFDLSGVIAWTPGTSGLRYNLTAKLCDAALKYQPFPFRIDGVQGEIVIRPDGFSILDVSGKHGDAWVTARGDVRRLDSGYEADLVFDARNLALDDELRAALPDSLRHVWQAVQPKGKLSILSAVHLASIDGQTQRHHRTRIETENAELCLKAFPLPLTDVSARLKVADDHVEIVSLRGRRGEGIVELSGVLDFADPGPRGSLTVRATGLVVDDELIAALPPRLRDLVTAAKPSGTIGLEFDPLVFAQGTDGRLSWDATGRLILAGASLNLGFSAENLSGLISGALHVDTDGEVSLDGRMALDTATLAGWEMSQLEGRITVDPQSHQIHVRDAVAVAYGGEATGEAEIDLLHSDVTYQASIVARDLKLRSFLESLGGDTDDETHGTIRGNLILQGRSGARGYREGAGELFVAGAQVWRMPIVFAIFQVLNLTPDKNVFHDGWVKYFISRDTLTFQKIDLQGKAVSFVGGGMMDMRTKQLDVRLLAGSPLRLRLPILTDLLEGASRELMEVRLTGTFQEPTIEPQPLKSLAKALQRIFPEAPSTRSHLPSG
- a CDS encoding AarF/ABC1/UbiB kinase family protein; this encodes MKCGILNRGAGYIDMARHGRRLRSTDEAVRAHAQRHLAARMGKLRGLPQKIGQILSMSADDAKADAFAPMTDCAEPLALADIEAILRDSWGRDPNQVYSSIEPTGLAASLGQVHQAQLRDGRDVAIKVQYPGIRQAVMNDLKMLGWLSAPVGDLRRGFDLAGYRQEILRDLEAELDYRVEAENQSRFVSIAPELPGWIVPELIPELCTHRVLVSHWVVGERIEEAAAWPQPQRDQLAVALVRGFFNLLFGHGLIHADPHPGNYRFKQSPDGPAIVLYDYGSVMTLEPKEVVALLKLIEMTAHKQGDPLGPMLSLGFREELLRPIRSKLPALCAAMLEPFCIEARYDLSRWRRSERVEDILGDDRWNFRMSGPPNFIFVMRAFRGLTYYLEKLDSPVSWGIALRPYLALHRQALNDWHCDMMDDEPTAGFAGMAKLLKIRVTENGATKVALTFQSDAVDDLDDLMDEDLLNRIRSQGIDVAAIVRRVRQSAFVPQELFAIPESDGQRAVRVWLE
- a CDS encoding MFS transporter codes for the protein MQSSSNAISFAADARSVAMVKSGSATRGIITIAILLFTTMLPVTLLVAPLKELVGDRYGASPFWVHTFMSINMIGAALAAPLIGVLSDAGRRRRVAAWALAADACLLSGMSLAPNLPTLLTLRFLEGASHVLALSTLMAIAGGWAHDNKRGRAMGIIGSAMMLGTAFGTRLGGEVWHHLPDWTFHVAGGISAAAALGVLFIVREAPEVRETRRPVRRLIGLLACRKDLAVPLIYSFIDRFCVGVVISTFVLFLADIHGFPPAERGKLLVLFLAPFAVLVYPAGLLVDRIGRVWPLAIGSAAFGVVFAAYGVVTPSQLTILMLLSGVLSALMFAPNLALCADLAPPDQRGAAFTGFNIAGSIGMLLGPLFGGGILAFASKAAQGIDAYRITFMLTGATEILCAVVTLPMLLALKRRGVTR
- the rnr gene encoding ribonuclease R, with protein sequence MAKRFSERILEFMRQPDYRPMKGPKLAKAMGIAEAEHGDFHDAVDALRRVGRVVLGTDNAVMLPHPPNQISGIFRANPRGFGFVVPDMATAHGDLYIGKGDTLDAVTGDRVLCQIVPRGMRDGKKALGGRIIKVIERGDSKFVGQLRNEGGTWFVQPDGNTLHVPVFVGDVGAKGAKVGDQVVVEIVSYPSTGQQAKGVIVERLGQQGQPGVALISIIRQYHLPEGFPEEVTEDARSAVRSFDVEKELAQREDLTDRLTITIDPDDAKDYDDAITLERLSDGRGDGQAPAKGKRRKERSIGPATWELGVHIADVSHFVRVGQPMDEEARQRCNSVYFPGHVIPMLPEVLSNGICSLQEAEPRLCKSAFIRYDARGGVLSARFANTVIKSAKRLTYQQASGILEGNTDGIPKPVVELVREMDRLAHAIQKRRHDEGMIVLDLPAVDLIFDENGKVVDAKPEDDSFSHKIIEMFMVEANEAVARLMDKLGVPCIRRIHPEPDEDSLEAMARFMRTAGFAIPKKITPRDLQTLLEPLRGKPEAYAVNLAVLKSMEMAEYSPKIVGHFALASKHYTHFTSPIRRYADLMVHRLLERYFEGPFGGRNKVGLEDVPDVDELNEMGRRLSYNARRAESAEHELRTVKVLQLLTEQVGEEFEGVVTGVTNFGMFVQHPKYLIDGLLRMEDLGDDWWEVDVKAGRVWGERTRQAFTMGTIVKVQIAEVDVSARQLNLALVQGGQPVRRRGGGAGGVGAVGDRPRAKGDHPSAKKGHRKGPSPRGGNKRGAKKGGRSKRRGRR